One window from the genome of Streptomyces sp. WZ-12 encodes:
- the tatA gene encoding Sec-independent protein translocase subunit TatA: MLANLRPTEILLIIAVIFLLFGAKKLPDMARSLGKSARILKSEAKAMKKEGEAEKAAEGGTAASQAPADAAQQAPRTIQAAPGDVSSSRPVAEPNRTNQS; the protein is encoded by the coding sequence ATGCTAGCCAACCTGAGGCCCACCGAAATTCTGCTGATCATCGCCGTGATCTTCCTGCTGTTCGGCGCGAAGAAGCTGCCGGACATGGCGCGTTCGCTCGGCAAGTCGGCCCGCATCCTCAAGAGCGAGGCCAAGGCGATGAAGAAGGAGGGCGAGGCGGAGAAGGCGGCCGAGGGCGGCACCGCCGCTTCCCAGGCGCCCGCCGACGCCGCGCAGCAGGCACCTCGTACCATTCAGGCTGCGCCCGGTGACGTTTCCAGCTCGCGCCCCGTGGCCGAGCCGAACCGCACCAACCAGAGCTGA
- the tatC gene encoding twin-arginine translocase subunit TatC: MPKSARKQDKDPEGRMPLADHLRELRNRLLKSVLAILVITALALWQYEPIAHFVTGPVVDAVGCKTGAGVSAHPHPCAQITANGLFAPFTIMLKLSLTVGLVLSSPLWLYQLWGFLAPGLHKHEKKYALSFVAAGVPLFLGGAYLAYAVLPTTAGALVGLTPQDWTNLFPADDFIDIVTRMVLVFGFAFELPLLLVLLNLGGVLTGKRVLSWWRFMVLGITIFAAVATPGGDPLTMSLLTLPIVALYFGAVGVCLLNDRRRGRSNPDRELDDDEASELDLTPSEVGAIEPVESHRMLPGQPGGERPDGERRGYDDVT, encoded by the coding sequence TTGCCCAAGTCTGCCCGCAAGCAGGACAAGGACCCCGAGGGGCGGATGCCTCTCGCGGATCACCTCCGTGAGCTGCGCAACCGGCTGCTGAAATCGGTGCTGGCGATCCTTGTGATCACCGCTCTCGCCCTGTGGCAGTACGAGCCGATAGCTCACTTCGTCACCGGGCCGGTCGTCGACGCCGTCGGTTGCAAGACCGGCGCCGGGGTCTCGGCGCACCCGCACCCGTGTGCGCAGATCACCGCCAACGGTCTGTTCGCACCGTTCACGATCATGCTCAAGCTGTCGCTGACCGTGGGCCTGGTGCTCTCCAGCCCGCTGTGGCTGTACCAGCTCTGGGGGTTCCTCGCGCCGGGCCTGCACAAGCACGAGAAGAAGTACGCGCTGAGCTTCGTCGCGGCCGGCGTACCGCTCTTCCTCGGCGGCGCCTACCTCGCCTACGCGGTGCTGCCGACCACCGCGGGCGCGCTGGTCGGGCTGACGCCCCAGGACTGGACCAACCTCTTCCCCGCCGACGACTTCATCGACATCGTCACGCGGATGGTGCTGGTCTTCGGATTCGCCTTCGAACTGCCGCTGTTGCTGGTGCTGCTCAACCTCGGCGGGGTGCTCACCGGCAAGCGCGTCCTGAGCTGGTGGCGGTTCATGGTGCTGGGCATCACGATCTTCGCGGCGGTCGCCACGCCGGGTGGCGATCCGCTGACCATGTCGCTGCTGACCCTCCCGATCGTGGCGCTGTACTTCGGTGCGGTGGGCGTCTGCCTGCTCAACGACCGCCGGCGCGGGCGGTCCAACCCGGACCGGGAGCTCGACGACGACGAGGCGTCCGAGCTCGACCTGACCCCGTCCGAGGTCGGCGCGATCGAGCCGGTCGAGTCCCACCGGATGCTGCCGGGGCAGCCCGGCGGGGAGCGTCCCGACGGCGAGCGGCGCGGTTACGACGACGTCACGTGA
- a CDS encoding helix-turn-helix transcriptional regulator, producing MAANAIDQTRRMLSLVTYLRERPGARVGDVARAFGITEDELIADLDVLPMCGTSFRGGDLMDIDTDGDRIWWHNPDDVAEPLRLAADEATALLVAARAVATLPGLREGDRQALLRATAKLEAAAGEAAGASSRLAVTFESEGGVFADVDRAIAERRRLWLRYYSPARDELTEREVDPIRLFAVGHTYMEAWCRLSEARRTFRLDRVAEIRLLDAPADPPPVELRDLSEGLVQPAAEDPEVAIEVGPGGRWVAEYYPHDSAEELPDGGLRITLRTPDPASLRRLGLRLGGDGRIVSPPALAASAREAARQALAAYGE from the coding sequence ATGGCTGCGAACGCGATCGACCAGACCCGCCGGATGCTGTCGTTGGTGACGTACCTGCGCGAGCGCCCCGGCGCCCGCGTCGGGGACGTCGCGCGCGCCTTCGGCATCACCGAGGACGAGCTGATCGCCGACCTCGACGTGCTGCCGATGTGCGGGACGAGCTTCCGCGGCGGCGACCTGATGGACATCGACACCGACGGCGACCGGATCTGGTGGCACAACCCCGACGACGTCGCCGAGCCGCTGCGGCTGGCCGCCGACGAGGCGACCGCGCTGTTGGTCGCGGCCCGCGCGGTGGCCACCCTCCCGGGGCTGCGCGAGGGCGATCGGCAGGCGCTGCTGCGGGCCACCGCGAAGCTGGAGGCGGCGGCCGGCGAGGCGGCCGGGGCCAGTTCCCGGCTGGCGGTGACCTTCGAGTCGGAGGGCGGGGTCTTCGCCGACGTGGACCGGGCGATCGCCGAGCGGCGCCGACTGTGGCTGCGCTACTACTCCCCGGCCCGCGACGAGTTGACCGAGCGCGAGGTGGACCCGATCCGGCTGTTCGCCGTCGGCCACACCTACATGGAGGCGTGGTGCCGGCTCTCCGAGGCCCGGCGCACCTTCCGGCTCGACCGGGTCGCCGAGATCAGGTTGCTGGACGCGCCCGCCGACCCGCCGCCGGTCGAGCTGCGGGACCTGTCGGAGGGGCTGGTGCAGCCGGCGGCCGAGGACCCCGAGGTCGCCATCGAGGTCGGGCCCGGCGGCCGGTGGGTCGCCGAGTACTACCCGCACGACAGCGCCGAGGAACTGCCCGACGGGGGGCTGCGGATCACCCTGCGCACGCCCGACCCGGCCTCGCTGCGCCGGCTGGGGCTGCGGCTGGGCGGGGACGGCCGGATCGTGTCGCCGCCGGCGCTCGCGGCCAGCGCCCGGGAGGCGGCCCGGCAGGCGCTCGCGGCGTACGGCGAGTGA
- a CDS encoding DEAD/DEAH box helicase: MTEDMSPAERYAAAKLRTAEQATALAPFRELYDFELDPYQVEACQALEAGKGVLVAAPTGSGKTIVGEFAVHLALTQGRKCFYTTPIKALSNQKFQDLVKRYGPDQVGLLTGDNSVNGEAPVVVMTTEVLRNMLYAGSQSLTGLGYVVMDEVHYLSDRFRGAVWEEVIIHLPESVTLVSLSATVSNAEEFGDWLDTVRGDTSVIVSEHRPVPLWQHVLAGRRIYDLFEERDGATGGRREVNPDLERLARMENSRPTFGRDKRRGRTMREADRERERRQRARIWTPSRPEVIDRLDNEGLLPAITFIFSRAGCEAAVQQCLYSGLRLNDSEAREEVRRIVEARTAGIPDDDLHVLGYFEWLEGLQRGIAAHHAGMLPTFKEVVEELFVKGLVKAVFATETLALGINMPARSVVLEKLVKWNGEQHADITPGEYTQLTGRAGRRGIDIEGHAVVLWQRGMNPGALAGLAGTRTYPLRSSFKPSYNMAVNLVSQFGRHRSRELLEMSFAQFQADKSVVGITRQVQRNEEGLDGYREAMVCHLGDFEEYTRLRRELKDRENDIAKQGAVQRRAAAAAALEKLRPGDVIHVPTGKYAGLALVLDPGMPSGRTNGHRGLDAQDGPRPLVLTAERQVKRLGSIDFPVPVTALDRMRIPRTFNARSPQSRRDLASALRTKAGHLVPSRHRKPRSEAADDREIARLRKAIRAHPCHGCDEREDHARWAERYHRLQRDTRQLERRIEGRTNTIARTFDRICALLTELGYLEGDTVTDEGRRLARLYGELDLLASECLREGVWEGLNPAELAACASALVYEARQADDAVAPKLPAGKAKDALAETVHIWGRLDALEEEHKISQAEGVGQREPDLGFAWAAYRWASGFGLDEVLGEADMPAGDFVRWCKQLVDVLGQIAAAAPAEGTVARSARKAMDGVLRGVVAYSSVG; encoded by the coding sequence ATGACCGAGGACATGTCCCCTGCTGAGCGCTATGCCGCCGCCAAGCTCCGCACGGCCGAGCAGGCCACCGCACTCGCGCCGTTCCGAGAGCTGTACGACTTCGAGCTGGATCCGTACCAGGTCGAGGCGTGTCAGGCCCTGGAGGCCGGAAAGGGTGTGCTGGTCGCCGCTCCCACCGGATCCGGCAAGACCATCGTGGGCGAGTTCGCCGTCCACCTGGCCCTCACACAGGGCCGAAAATGCTTCTACACCACGCCCATCAAGGCGTTGTCCAACCAGAAGTTCCAGGACCTGGTCAAGCGCTACGGGCCCGACCAGGTCGGCCTGTTGACGGGCGACAACAGCGTCAACGGCGAGGCCCCGGTGGTCGTGATGACCACCGAGGTGCTGCGCAACATGCTCTACGCCGGCTCGCAGTCGCTGACCGGCCTGGGCTATGTGGTCATGGACGAGGTGCACTACCTCTCCGACCGCTTCCGGGGCGCGGTCTGGGAAGAGGTGATCATCCACCTCCCCGAGTCGGTGACGCTGGTGTCACTGTCGGCGACGGTCTCCAACGCCGAGGAGTTCGGCGACTGGTTGGACACCGTCCGCGGCGACACTTCAGTGATCGTCTCCGAGCACCGCCCGGTGCCGCTGTGGCAGCACGTCCTCGCCGGCCGCCGGATCTACGACCTCTTCGAGGAGCGGGACGGGGCCACCGGCGGCCGCCGGGAGGTCAATCCCGACCTGGAGCGGCTGGCGCGGATGGAGAACAGCCGGCCGACGTTCGGCCGGGACAAGCGGCGTGGCCGCACCATGCGCGAGGCGGACCGGGAGCGGGAGCGCCGGCAGCGCGCCCGCATCTGGACGCCGAGCCGGCCCGAGGTGATCGACCGGCTGGACAACGAGGGCCTGCTGCCGGCGATCACCTTCATCTTCAGCCGCGCCGGCTGCGAGGCCGCCGTCCAGCAGTGCCTGTACTCCGGGCTGCGGCTCAACGACTCCGAGGCCCGCGAGGAGGTCCGTCGGATAGTCGAGGCCCGCACGGCCGGCATCCCCGACGACGACCTGCATGTCCTCGGCTACTTCGAGTGGTTGGAGGGCCTGCAGCGGGGCATCGCGGCGCACCACGCCGGGATGCTGCCGACGTTCAAGGAGGTCGTCGAGGAGCTCTTCGTCAAGGGCCTGGTCAAGGCCGTGTTCGCGACCGAGACGCTGGCGCTGGGCATCAACATGCCGGCGCGTTCGGTGGTGCTGGAGAAGCTGGTCAAGTGGAACGGCGAGCAGCACGCCGACATCACGCCCGGCGAGTACACCCAGCTCACCGGCCGGGCCGGGCGGCGCGGGATCGACATCGAGGGCCATGCGGTGGTGCTGTGGCAGCGCGGGATGAACCCGGGCGCCCTGGCCGGCCTCGCCGGCACCCGGACGTATCCGCTGCGGTCCTCCTTCAAGCCGTCGTACAACATGGCCGTCAACCTCGTCTCGCAGTTCGGGCGGCACCGCTCGCGGGAGCTGCTGGAGATGTCGTTCGCGCAGTTCCAGGCCGACAAGTCGGTCGTCGGGATCACCCGCCAGGTGCAGCGCAACGAGGAGGGGCTGGACGGCTACCGCGAGGCGATGGTCTGCCACCTCGGCGACTTCGAGGAATACACCCGGCTGCGGCGGGAGTTGAAGGACCGCGAGAACGACATCGCCAAGCAGGGCGCGGTGCAGCGCAGGGCGGCGGCCGCGGCGGCGCTGGAGAAGCTGCGGCCGGGCGACGTCATCCACGTGCCGACGGGCAAGTACGCCGGGCTGGCGCTGGTGTTGGACCCGGGCATGCCCTCGGGGCGGACCAACGGCCACCGCGGGCTGGACGCCCAGGACGGCCCCCGGCCGCTGGTGCTGACCGCCGAACGGCAGGTCAAGCGGCTCGGGTCGATCGACTTCCCGGTGCCGGTGACGGCCCTGGACCGGATGCGGATCCCGCGCACCTTCAACGCCCGCAGCCCGCAGTCCCGCCGCGACCTGGCGTCCGCGCTGCGCACCAAGGCCGGCCACCTGGTGCCCTCGCGGCACCGCAAGCCGCGCTCGGAGGCGGCCGACGACCGCGAGATCGCCCGGCTGCGCAAGGCGATCCGCGCGCATCCGTGCCACGGCTGCGACGAGCGGGAGGACCACGCCCGCTGGGCGGAGCGCTACCACCGACTGCAGCGGGACACCCGGCAGTTGGAGCGCCGGATCGAGGGCCGGACGAACACCATCGCCCGCACCTTCGACCGGATCTGTGCGCTGCTGACGGAGCTCGGCTACCTCGAAGGCGACACCGTCACCGACGAGGGCCGCCGGCTGGCCCGCCTCTACGGCGAACTGGACCTGCTGGCCAGCGAATGCCTGCGGGAGGGCGTCTGGGAGGGCCTGAACCCGGCGGAGTTGGCGGCCTGCGCCTCGGCGCTGGTCTACGAGGCGCGCCAGGCGGACGACGCGGTCGCGCCCAAGCTGCCGGCCGGCAAGGCGAAGGACGCGCTGGCGGAGACGGTGCACATCTGGGGCCGGTTGGACGCCCTGGAGGAGGAGCACAAGATCAGCCAGGCGGAGGGCGTGGGCCAGCGCGAGCCGGATCTGGGCTTCGCCTGGGCCGCCTACCGCTGGGCCTCCGGCTTCGGCCTGGACGAGGTCCTCGGCGAGGCGGACATGCCGGCCGGCGACTTCGTCCGCTGGTGCAAGCAACTGGTCGACGTCCTCGGGCAGATCGCGGCGGCGGCCCCGGCCGAGGGCACGGTGGCGCGGTCCGCGCGCAAGGCGATGGACGGGGTGCTGCGCGGGGTCGTGGCGTACTCGTCGGTGGGCTGA
- a CDS encoding FKBP-type peptidyl-prolyl cis-trans isomerase: protein MSIDKPEIDFPEGPVPTDLEIVDLWEGDGPVAKAGDMVSVHYVGVSYSTGEEFDASWNRGKPLQFQLGVGQVIPGWDKGVQGMKVGGRRRLTIPPHLAYGERGAGGGRIAPNEALIFVCDLVSV from the coding sequence GTGAGCATCGACAAGCCCGAGATCGACTTCCCCGAGGGCCCGGTTCCCACCGACCTGGAGATCGTGGACCTGTGGGAGGGCGACGGGCCGGTCGCCAAGGCCGGGGACATGGTCTCCGTGCACTACGTCGGCGTCTCCTACAGCACCGGTGAGGAGTTCGACGCGAGCTGGAACCGCGGCAAGCCGCTCCAGTTCCAGCTCGGTGTCGGCCAGGTCATTCCGGGCTGGGACAAGGGCGTGCAGGGCATGAAGGTGGGCGGCCGGCGTCGGCTGACCATCCCGCCGCACCTCGCCTACGGTGAGCGCGGCGCCGGCGGCGGCCGGATCGCGCCCAACGAGGCGCTGATCTTCGTCTGCGACCTGGTCTCCGTCTGA
- a CDS encoding helix-turn-helix transcriptional regulator produces the protein MAIAKAERLMNLALCLLGTRRPLTKHELRSSIEAYVETFGSGRGASFGPGSASDDSFNRMFERDKDDLRELGLVIETVDGIDGEVGYLARRDSNRLPPITLDAEESAALGLAAKVWQQARLAGAASGALQKLRAAGMPLAGERDDVDAGQPHSALEPRIPTHEAAFEPLMLACRDRRPVVFDYRKSNAARPEQRHLEPWILECWRGHWYVAGWDRDRGAERVFRLSRITGKVRSRQGKFTAPVPDHVTVRETVERWAGEAATGTARIKLRAGHGYPLRARALAVRELGDGWDELEIPYGHGLDAWLVEFGPDAVVLEPAELRTEVIDRLRAVAKG, from the coding sequence ATGGCGATTGCCAAGGCCGAGCGGCTGATGAATCTGGCGCTGTGCCTGTTGGGGACGCGACGCCCGTTGACCAAGCACGAGTTGCGGTCCTCGATCGAGGCATACGTCGAGACCTTCGGGTCGGGCAGGGGCGCTTCGTTCGGGCCGGGGAGCGCGTCCGACGACTCCTTCAACCGGATGTTCGAGCGGGACAAGGACGACCTGCGCGAGCTGGGGCTGGTCATCGAGACCGTCGACGGCATCGACGGCGAGGTCGGCTACCTGGCCCGCCGCGACAGCAACCGACTGCCCCCGATCACCCTCGACGCCGAGGAGTCCGCGGCCCTGGGCCTGGCCGCCAAGGTCTGGCAGCAGGCCCGGCTGGCCGGCGCGGCCAGCGGCGCGCTCCAGAAGCTGCGGGCGGCCGGGATGCCGCTGGCCGGGGAGCGCGACGACGTGGACGCCGGGCAGCCGCACAGTGCCCTGGAGCCGCGGATCCCCACCCACGAGGCGGCCTTCGAACCGCTGATGCTGGCCTGCCGGGACCGCCGCCCGGTCGTCTTCGACTACCGCAAGTCCAACGCCGCCCGCCCCGAGCAGCGGCACCTCGAACCGTGGATCCTGGAGTGCTGGCGCGGCCACTGGTACGTCGCCGGCTGGGACCGCGACCGCGGCGCCGAGCGGGTCTTCCGGCTCTCCCGGATCACCGGCAAGGTCCGTTCCCGGCAGGGGAAGTTCACCGCCCCGGTGCCCGACCACGTCACCGTCCGGGAGACCGTCGAGCGCTGGGCGGGCGAGGCCGCGACCGGCACCGCGCGGATCAAGCTGCGCGCCGGGCACGGCTACCCGCTGCGCGCCCGGGCGTTGGCCGTTCGCGAACTGGGCGACGGCTGGGACGAGTTGGAGATCCCCTACGGGCACGGGCTGGACGCCTGGCTGGTGGAGTTCGGGCCCGACGCGGTGGTACTGGAGCCGGCGGAGCTGCGCACCGAGGTCATCGACCGGCTGCGCGCCGTGGCCAAGGGCTGA
- a CDS encoding LLM class flavin-dependent oxidoreductase, translating to MPVEFLGIAATHDGSEVTPRSGASFDKEYTLKLARAHEEYDWDRVLFAYGSGSPDPSPAAAYVAARTERLQLLVAHRPNVSYPTFAAKTFATLDRISDGRLAVHFITGGNDHEQRREGDTLTKDERYARTREYIRIVKRAWTSHDPFDHEGTHYRFQDFVSDTFPLQQPHPQVSFGGSSPAAYAAGGAEADIYCLWGEPLAQTAEQIASVKAAAAAAGRTDVPRIQVAFRPIIAPTEELAWEKAHHTLARIKARKAGGVLSRRHPLTHPQNAGSQRLLEVAAQGERHDRALWTPTAAETGGAGNSTALVGTPETVAQALLDYYDLGVTILSARGYDLLDDAIDFGRHVIPLVREGVAKRDAERAGERAAS from the coding sequence ATGCCTGTCGAGTTCCTCGGCATAGCCGCCACCCACGACGGCTCCGAAGTCACCCCGCGCTCCGGCGCCTCCTTCGACAAGGAGTACACCCTCAAACTCGCCCGCGCCCACGAGGAGTACGACTGGGACCGGGTCCTGTTCGCCTACGGCTCCGGCTCCCCCGATCCCTCCCCCGCCGCCGCCTACGTCGCGGCCCGCACCGAGCGGCTGCAACTGCTGGTGGCGCACCGCCCCAACGTCTCCTATCCGACGTTCGCCGCGAAGACCTTCGCCACCCTGGACCGGATCAGCGACGGCCGGCTCGCGGTGCACTTCATCACCGGCGGCAACGACCACGAGCAGCGCCGCGAGGGCGACACCCTCACCAAGGACGAGCGCTACGCCCGCACCCGCGAGTACATCCGGATCGTGAAACGGGCCTGGACCAGCCACGACCCCTTCGACCACGAGGGCACCCACTACCGCTTCCAGGACTTCGTCTCCGACACCTTCCCGCTCCAACAGCCGCACCCGCAGGTGTCGTTCGGCGGTTCGTCACCCGCGGCGTACGCGGCGGGCGGTGCGGAGGCGGACATCTACTGCCTGTGGGGCGAGCCGCTGGCGCAGACCGCCGAGCAGATCGCCTCGGTCAAGGCGGCCGCGGCGGCCGCCGGTCGCACCGATGTGCCCCGCATCCAGGTGGCCTTCCGCCCGATCATCGCGCCCACCGAGGAACTGGCCTGGGAGAAGGCGCACCACACCCTGGCCCGGATCAAGGCCCGCAAGGCGGGCGGCGTCCTCAGCCGCCGGCACCCGCTGACGCATCCCCAGAACGCCGGTTCCCAGCGGCTGTTGGAGGTGGCGGCGCAGGGCGAACGGCACGACCGGGCACTGTGGACGCCGACCGCCGCGGAGACCGGCGGCGCCGGCAACTCCACCGCCCTGGTCGGCACGCCGGAGACCGTCGCCCAGGCGCTGCTGGACTACTACGACCTGGGTGTGACCATCCTCTCCGCCCGCGGCTACGACCTGCTCGACGACGCCATCGACTTCGGCCGACACGTCATCCCGCTCGTCCGCGAGGGGGTCGCCAAGCGCGACGCGGAGCGGGCCGGGGAACGCGCGGCGTCGTAA